The Eriocheir sinensis breed Jianghai 21 chromosome 58, ASM2467909v1, whole genome shotgun sequence sequence TTAGAATAAATTTAAACTCTTCTAAGACTTTTGAAAATTTTTATGAAGCAGTTGACTATGTGCAAAGGGTGATGGGGTCACCACAGGAGTGCCATGAGGTGCACATTGTAAAGAAATCTGTACTAGGCATGTCCCAATATCATGTAGTAATTGGACAGTCTCCTACAAAACTTTATGATTGTAAAGTGCTCAGTGTGGAGAAAGGGATAGGCAAACACTATTCTGCAGCTGAAAGTTCCAAGGGAGGAAACTTGGAAGAAGTATCTTTAGAGCTTGCATCAGAGTTGCGTAATGAAAACACTGGAACACAGCAAGTAAAGGAAGATTTGAAATCTCAGAGTTTGGGTTTTTCTACTGCCAGTGGAACCAGTTCTCCAggaatagactctctctctcagAGTATATTCCTGAATGATATTGATGGGACTGTTAACAAAGGTGAAGCTCCAGTTGTTGAGAGTAATTCAGTTGAGAATGTATTGGATAGTACAGAAACCAATAGCAatgattttttaaatttttttgataTTAATGAAGTTGATGTTAATATTGACAGTACAAAGGATTCAATTCCAGATGTTATTAGTATTAACACTGTAGGAACCAGTGCTGTTCATAGCATTGAAGAAAAATTCCAAACGGAAGAGATTAAAGAGTCAACAGCATGTGGTGATTTTCCAGACTCAGAGAAGCATGAGGCAGCAGCACTCTCAACCCCAGAGAGTAAGATAGAGACATTAGACCCTGTAGTTAATGTAGTAGAGTACACTGAGCTGCTTCAAGAATCACCTAAAGGCAATGAGGAGGAGGCACAGACAGTATTGAATAATGATGTGACAATACCTGCAGTTGTTGAGGAAGCATTACCTAGCGTTGAGGCAGGATATGATCATAATGGTGACATATTGCTTTGGAAAGCTGGAAAATTGTCAGAAGGTAGGGAAGTTTTGGCTTCTGTAGGCAATATTGGACTAGAACCTGAAATTCAAAATACAATGTCACCTTCATTTCTCAAGACAGTAGCATCTGAAGAGGAGTTGATGCTGACACCTGGTATCCAGGAACATTTAGCAGATTTTGAGAGAGTAGTGTTCCTTCATCAACAGAGGTTCTCAATACCAGTTGTGGAAGATGTAATGGTTTCTATTCACGAGAAGCCATTCACATCTGTCCTTGAGGAGGTGGTGGCACCTGGAGTATTAACTGAATCGGAAGTTAAGGAGCATGTCATGTCTAAAAGTCAAGAAAGGATAGTATCTCCATCTGAAGAGGTTTCAGCACTGGGTGATGTAAAGCTGGAATCACCTGTTGTTCAGGGAATAGGGTTGGAACAAAGAGTTAATGAGCAAAACTCGCCTGAAGCTATGAAGATATtggatatggagagaaaattgcaAGCAGAAGTTAATGAGGCCTCATCACTTGAAGACCATTTTGCATTTGAAGTTGAGTTCACATTGGAACATGAAGTTGAGAGAATATTGGTGCCTGAACCAAAAGTGATTCAGGAAGAGACAGAACCTAGTATGGAAGAAGAGCCAAAATTAAAACCAAAAGTGATGGAAgaagcaaaaccaacaatggtgccaGAAGAACCTAAACTAACAGTGATGCAAAAAGTGCCACAGTCAGCACTAGAGGAGGCAGAACCTAAATCAACAGTAAGGGGGACAGAGACAAAAACAGCAGACATAAAAGTCGAACCAAGGATGATGACGGCAAAGCCAgcaccaacagtggtggaggcagagacaGAACCAACAGTGATGGAGCCAGAGCCAGAACCAGCAGTGGAGAAGACAGAGCCAGAACCAGCAGTGGTGGAGGCTGAGCCAGAACCAGCAGTGGAGAAGACAGAGCCAGAACCAGCAGTGGAGAagacagagccagaaccaacagtggtggaggcagagccagaaccagcaGTGGAGAAGACAGAGCCAGAACCAGCAGTGGAGAagacagagccagaaccaacagtggtggaggcagagccagaaccaacagtggtggaggcagaaccagaaccaacagtggtggaggaagagccagaaccaacagtggtggaggcagagccagaaccaacagtggtggaggtagagccagaaccaacagtggtggaggcagaatCAGAACCAACAGTTGTGGAGGCacagccagaaccaacagtggtggaggcagaaccagaaccaacagtggtggaggcagagccagaaccaacagtggtggcagagccagaaccaacagtggtggaggcagaggctgaaccaacagtggtggaggcagagccagaaccaacagtggtggaggcagaaccagaaccaacagtggtggaggcagagccagaaccagcaGTGAAGACAGAGCCaaaaccaacagtggtggaggcaaagccagaaccaacagtggtggaggcagagccagaaccaacagtggtggaggcagagccagaaccaacagtggtggaggcagagccagaaccaacagtggtggaggcagagccagaaccaacagtggtggaggcagaaccagaaccaacagtggtggaggcagagccagaaccagcaGTGAagacagagccagaaccaacagtggtggaggcagaaccagaaccaacagtggtggaggcagagccagaaccaacagtggtggaggcagaaccagaaccaacagtggtggaggcagaaccagaaccaacagtggtggaggcagagccagaaccaacagtgatgGAGGCAgaaccagaaccaacagtggtggaggcagagccagaaccaacagtgatgGAAGCAAAACCAGAACCAACAGTGATGGAAGCAGAActtgaaccaacagtggtggaggcagagccagaaccaacagtgatgGAAGCAGAACCAGAACCAACAGTgatggaggcagagccagaaccaacagtgatggaggcagagccagaaccaacagtgatgGAAGCAgaaccagaaccaacagtggtggaggcagagccagaatcAACAGTGATGGAAGCAGAACCAGAACCAACAGTgatggaggcagagccagaaccaacagtgatgGAAGCAgaaccagaaccaacagtggtggaggtagAGCCAAAATCACTAGTGATGGAGGCAGAACCAGAACTAatggtggagaaggaaaagccACAAGCAACATTGGTGGAGACAGAGCCAAAATCACccgtggtggaggcagagcctgaaccaacagtggtggaggcagagcctgaaccaacagtggtggaggcagagccagaaccatcAGTGGTGCGGGCAGAgactgaaccaacagtggtggaagCAGAGCAaaaaccaacagtggtggaggcagagccagaaccatcagtggtggaggcagagactgaaccaacagtggtggaggccgaggctgaaccaacagtggtggagccAGAGCCAACAGTGCTGCAGGCAGtagctgaaccaacagtggtggaggcagagccagaaccaacagtggtggaggcagagcctgaaccaacagtggtggaggcagaggctgaaccaacagtggtagAGGCAGAacctgaaccaacagtggtggaggctgaggatgaaccaacagtggtggaggaagaggctgaaccaacagtggtggaggcagagccagaaccaacagtggtggaggcagagccagaaccaacagtggtggatgcagagccagaaccaacagtggtggaggcagagccagaaccaacagtggtggaggcagagccagaaccaacagtggtggaggcagagccagaaccaacagtggtggaggcagagccagaaccaacagtggtggaggcagagccagaaccaacagtggtggaggcagagccagaaccaacagtggtggaggcagagccagaaccaacagtggtggaggcagagccagaaccaacagtggtggaggcagagccagaaccaacagtggtggaggcagagccagaaccaacagtggtggaggcagagccagaaccatcagtggtggaggcagagactgaaccaacagtggtggaggcagagactgaaccaacagtggtggaggcagagccagaaccaacagtggtggaggcagaggctgaaccaacagtggtggaggcagagccagaaccaacagtggtggaggcagaggcagaaccaacagtggtggaggcagaggctgaaccaacagttgTGGAGGTaaagccagaaccaacagtggtggaggcagagccagaaccaacagtggtggaggcagaagctgaaccaacagtggtggaggcagagcctgaaccaacagtggtggaggcagagccagaaccaacagtggtggaggcagaggctgaaccaacagtggtggaggcagagccagaaccaacagtggtggaggcagaggctgaaccaacagtggtggaggcagagccagaaccaacagtggtggaggcagagccagaaccaacagtggtggaggcagagccagaaccaacagtggtggaggcagagccagaaccaacagtggtggaggcagagccagaaccaacagtggtggtggcagagtctgaaccaacagtggtggaggcagaggctgaaccaacagtggtggagccAGAGCCAACAGTgctggaggcagaggctgaaccaacagtggtggagccAGAGCCAACAGTgctggaggcagaggctgaaccaacagtggtggagccAGAGCCAACAGTgctggaggcagaggctgaaccaacagtggtggaggcaaaggctgaaccaacagtggtggaggcagagccagaaccaacagtcgaggaggcagagccagaaccaacagtggaggaggcagagccagaaccaacagtggtggaggcagaggctgaaccaacagtggtggaagCAGAGCCAGAGCCAACAGTGGTGGAAGCAGAGCCAGagccaacagtggtggaggcagagccagagccaacagtggtggaggcagaggctgaaccaacagtggtggaggcagagcctgaaccaacagtggtggaggcagagcctgaaccaacagtggtggaggcagagccagaaccatcagtggtggaggcagagccagaaccaacagtggtggaggcagagcctgaaccaacagtggtggaggcagagccagaaccaacagtggtggaggcagagccagagccaacagtggtggaggcagagccagaaccaacagtggtggaggcagaggctgaaccaacagtggtggaggcagaggctgaaccaacagtggtggaggcagagcatgaaccaacagtggtggaggcagagccagaaccaacagtgtgggaggcagagcctgaaccagcagtggaggcagagccagaaccaacagtggtggaggcagaggctgaaccaacagtggtggaggcagagcctgaaccaacagtggtggaggcagagccagaaccaacagtggtggaggcagagcctgaaccaacagtggtggaggcagagcctgaaccaacagtggtggaggcagagcctgaaccaacagtggtggaggcagagccagaaccaacagtggtggaggcagagccagaaccaacagtggtggaggcagtagctgaaccaacagtggtggatgcaGAGCCTGAACCAaaagtggtggaggcagagcaagaaccaacagtggtggtggCAGAGCCAGAACctacagtggtggaggcagagccagaaccaacagtggttaAGGCAGAgactgaaccaacagtggtggaggcagaggctgaaccaacagtggtagAGGCAGAacctgaaccaacagtggtggaggcagagctgACCCAACAGTTGTGGAGGCAGAGCCTGATCcagcagtggtggaggcagagccagaaccacaAGTGGTGGATGCAGAGCCTGAACCaccagtggtggaggcagagcctgaaccaacagtggtggaggcagaggctgaaccaacagtggtggaggcagtagCCGAACCAACGGTGGTGGAGGCAGTAGCCGAACCAacggtggtggaggcagagcctgaaccaacagtggtggaggcagagccagaacctacagtggtggaggcagagccagaaccaacagtggtggaggcagagccagaaccaacagtggtggaggcagaagCTGAACCAActgtggtggaggcagaggctgaaccaacagtggtggaggcagaggctgaaccaacagtggtggaggcagagcctgaaccaacagtggtggaggcagaggctgaaccaacagtggtggaggcagaggctgaaccaacagtggtggaggcagaggctgaaccaacagtggtggaggcagaggctgaaccaacagtggtggaggcagaggctgaaccaacagtggtggaggcagaggctgaaccaacagtggtggaggcagagtcTGAACCAACAAAGGTGGAGGCAGAggcagaaccaacagtggtggaggcagaggatgaaccaacagtggtggaggcagaggctgaaccaacagtggtggagacAGAGgatgaaccaacagtggtggaggcagaacctgaaccaacagtggtggaggcagagccagaaccaacagtggtggagacAGAGgatgaaccaacagtggtggaggcagaggctgaaccgacggtggtggaggcagagcctgaaccaacagtggtggaggcagaggctgaaccaacagtggtggaggcagaggctgaaccaacagtggtggaggcagaggctgaaccaacagtggtggaggcagagcctgaaccaacagtggtggaggcagagccagaaccaacagtggtggaggcagaggctgaaccaacagtggtggaggcagaggctgaaccaacagtggtggaggcagaggctgaaccaacagtggtggaggcagaggctgaaccaacagtggtggagacAGAGgatgaaccaacagtggtggaggcagagccagaaccaacagtggtggagacAGAGgatgaaccaacagtggtggaggcagaggctgaaccaacagtggtggagacAGAGgatgaaccaacagtggtggaggcagaggctgaaccaacagtggtggagacAGAGgatgaaccaacagtggtggaggcagaggctgaaccgacggtggtggaggcagagcctgaaccaacagtggtggaggcagagccagaaccaacagtggtggaggcagaggctgaaccaacagtgatggaggcagaggctgaaccaacagtggtagAGGCAGAGgatgaaccaacagtggtggagagagagctagaaccaacagtggtggaggcagagctagaaccaacagtggtggaggcagaggctgaaccaacagtggtggaggcagaggctgaaccaacagtggtggaggcagagccagaaccaacagtggtggaggcagaggctgaacctaCAGTgttggaggcagaggctgaaccacc is a genomic window containing:
- the LOC126984980 gene encoding titin-like, which gives rise to MVSIHEKPFTSVLEEVVAPGVLTESEVKEHVMSKSQERIVSPSEEVSALGDVKLESPVVQGIGLEQRVNEQNSPEAMKILDMERKLQAEVNEASSLEDHFAFEVEFTLEHEVERILVPEPKVIQEETEPSMEEEPKLKPKVMEEAKPTMVPEEPKLTVMQKVPQSALEEAEPKSTVRGTETKTADIKVEPRMMTAKPAPTVVEAETEPTVMEPEPEPAVEKTEPEPAVVEAEPEPAVEKTEPEPAVEKTEPEPTVVEAEPEPAVEKTEPEPAVEKTEPEPTPEPTVMEAEPEPTVVEAEPEPTVMEAKPEPTVMEAELEPTVVEAEPEPTVMEAEPEPTPEPTVMEAEPEPTVVEAEPESTVMEAEPEPTVMEAEPEPTVMEAEPEPTVVEVEPKSLVMEAEPELMVEKEKPQATLAEPTVVEPEPTVLEAEAEPTVVEPEPTVLEAEAEPTVVEPEPTVLEAEAEPTPEPKVVEAEQEPTVVVAEPEPTVVEAEPEPTVVKAETEPTVVEAEAEPTVVEAEPEPTVVEAELTQQLWRQSLIQQWWRQTVVEAEPEPTVVEAEPEPTVVEAEPEPTVVEAEAEPTVVEAEAEPTVVEAEAEPTVVEAEPEPTVVEAEAEPTVVEAEAEPTVVEAEAEPTVVEAEAEPTVVEAEAEPTVVEAEAEPTVVEAESEPTKVEAEAEPTVVEAEDEPTVVEAEAEPTVVETEDEPTVVEAEPEPTVVEAEPEPTVVETEDEPTVVEAEAEPTVVEAEPEPTVVEAEAEPTVVEAEAEPTVVEAEAEPTVVEAEPEPTVVEAEPEPTVVEAEAEPTVVEAEAEPTVVEAEAEPTVVEAEAEPTVVETEDEPTVVEAEPEPTVVETEDEPTVVEAEAEPTVVETEDEPTVVEAEAEPTVVETEDEPTVVEAEAEPTVVEAEPEPTVVEAEPEPTVVEAEAEPTVMEAEAEPTVVEAEDEPTVVERELEPTVVEAELEPTVVEAEAEPTVVEAEAEPTVVEAEPEPTVVEAEAEPTVLEAEAEPPPEPTVVESEPEPTVVELEAEPTMVEAETEPTVVEGEPEHMVVEAEPEPTVVEAEAEPTVVEAKSEPTAVEVEAELREVEAKTEPTVVEVEPELTGVEAKTAPTGVEAEAESTVVEAETEPAEAEPNPEVEPPFIEAKPESTAGEAGAEPTTVDPEPELTMVEAESEPTVVEAESEPSMLEAESKETGVEAEPEPKMVEAVPTILEADPEPLIADSEPEPTVKEAEPGPRVTEAEPEPPAVEAKPIATLAGEEATEPEPTEKVAETIVVKAEPEPTVVEAEPVPTVPEPTVLEAEPEPAVVEAEPEPTVVEAEPEPALVKAEPEPTVVEAVLQPAVVEAESELTVLEAKLEPTVEEAEPEPTGMETEPEPIVVEAVLQPAVVEAESEPIVVEAESELTVLEAKLEPTAEEAEPEPTGMETEPEPIVVEAESELVVMEAEPEPTVVEVELEPTVVEAEPEPTVLEAEQEPTVVEWWRHSKNQQ